In the genome of Pelodiscus sinensis isolate JC-2024 chromosome 3, ASM4963464v1, whole genome shotgun sequence, one region contains:
- the UTP25 gene encoding U3 small nucleolar RNA-associated protein 25 homolog: MRKRRPRLPLIGGLSKKQKRHLREFGEEHPFHDRVSGREETTEICELPENSDHSHSESDGESDPEQVSVYHKLLATLKTVPDANNEDDDENESEEDGESDEAETGSEEFQEGEDVDDSADKEDEGDVQDKEEEAKDTAKQTLEQEQANRADTSSDPKHGASEEFTDVKLESEFSLETNFLDEETGDYNADEREKNSSVMVSEDPFKQHMTKELEEKEIENILSHPKNTVQLKWPTLGQLVFSSALQQSETFKPCKEAGLKRLHLHKTLESTWPEVNRQFLSTRTKQSSHPFTLLQKELFYIMNCYRDLFYPERTALGNGEEVRHTYCLHAVNHVLKANAQVLSNNAKRRDHKSTVESDDLRDQGLTRPKVLIVVPFRESALRVVQIFISLLESGSKKKIDVSNKKRFKGEFGSDPTDRPPNLKRPEDYEAVFAGNIDDHFRIGVAILQKSMRLYAPFYSSDIIIASPLGLRTIIGAEGEKKRDYDFLASIEILIIDQADVYLMQNWEHVLHLMNHINLLPLESHGVDFSHVRMLNLNNWSKYYRQTLLFSALQDPQINSIFNKHCFNYKGQVAVRNVPLIGFISRVVVQLPHVFRRLEAESSISVIDARFQFFIDKVLPEYRDAIMSHTLIYVPSYFDYVRLRNYFKKEELNFIHICEYSKKSDISRARQFFLKGERQFLIFTERFHFYKRYLIKGIRNLIFYELPTYPHFYSEVCNMLTAIATGEEATWTCTVLYSKYDAQKLAAVVGVDRAAQMLQSKKNVHLFVTGENE, translated from the exons ATGAGGAAGAGGAGGCCCCGGCTGCCGCTGATCGGCGGCCTGAGCAAGAAGCAGAAGCGGCACCTGCGGGAGTTCGGGGAGGAGCACCCGTTCCACGACAG GGTTTCTGGAAGAGAAGAAACAACTGAAATTTGTGAGCTG CCTGAGAATTCCGATCACTCACATTCAGAAAGTGATGGAGAGAGTGACCCAGAACAGGTCTCAGTGTACCACAAGCTACTGGCCACATTAAAGACAGTTCCAGATGCCAACAATGAAGATGATGATGAAAACGAGTCTGAAGAAGATGGTGAGAGTGATGAGGCAGAGACAGGCAGTGAAGAGTTTCAGGAGGGGGAAGATGTAGATGATTCAGCTGATAAAGAAGATGAGGGTGATGTGCAGGACAAGGAAGAAGAAG CTAAAGATACAGCAAAGCAGACGCTTGAGCAGGAGCAAGCCAACAGAGCAGATACCTCTAGTGACCCAAAACATGGAGCAAGTGAAGAGTTCACTGATGTGAAACTTGAATCTGAATTTAGCTTGGAAACCAATTTCTTGGATGAGGAGACTGGTGATTACAATgcagatgagagagagaaaaactcttctgtcaTGGTTTCAGAAG ATCCATTCAAACAACATATGACCAAAGAactggaagaaaaagaaatagaaaacatTTTGTCACATCCTAAAAATACAGTTCAGCTAAAG tgGCCAACGCTAGGCCAGTTAGTTTTTTCTTCTGCACTACAGCAGTCAGAAACTTTTAAGCCATGTAAAGAAGCTGGTTTGAAACGGCTTCATCTTCATAAGACTTTAGAATCTACCTGGCCAGAAGTGAATCGCCAGTTCTTATCCACACGGACTAAACAGAGCAGTCACCCATTTACCCTGTTGCAAAAAGAACTCTTTTATATTATGAATTGCTACAGGGACTTGTTCTATCCAGAAAGAACTGCCTTGGGGAATGGGGAAGAAGTCCGTCATACTTACTGTCTTCATGCAGTGAATCATGTCCTGAAGGCAAATGCCCAGGTCCTGAGCAATAATGCCAAACGAAGAGATCACAAGTCAACAGTTGAGAGTGATGACTTGAGGGACCAAGGACTCACTAGACCTAAG GTGCTGATAGTAGTGCCTTTCCGTGAATCTGCTTTACGGGTGGTGCAGATTTTCATCAGCCTCCTCGAGTCagggagtaaaaaaaaaatagatgtaaGTAACAAAAAGCGCTTCAAAGGGGAGTTTGGTTCTGATCCAACCGACAGACCTCCTAACCTGAAAAGACCTGAAGATTATGAAGCTGTGTTTGCAGGCAACATCGATGACCATTTCAGGATAg GAGTTGCTATTCTTCAAAAGAGTATGCGATTATATGCACCATTTTACTCTTCTGATATCAtcattgcctctccccttggTTTGAGGACTATTATTGGAGCAgaaggggagaaaaagagagattATGATTTCCTTGCATCAATAGAAATTCTTATAATTGATCAAGCAGACGTTTACCTGATGCAGAATTGGGAGCATGTTCTG CACCTGATGAACCACATCAACCTGCTGCCTTTGGAGTCCCACGGTGTAGATTTTTCTCATGTGCGCATGCTGAATCTGAATAACTGGTCAAAGTATTATCGTCAAACTCTACTGTTTAGTGCGCTTCAAGATCCCCAGATTAACTCTATCTTCAATAAGCACTGCTTCAATTACAAAGGGCAG GTCGCTGTTAGGAACGTACCCTTGATTGGTTTCATCAGCCGTGTTGTGGTACAGCTTCCTCATGTCTTCCGAAGGCTGGAAGCTGAAAGTTCTATTTCTGTCATAGATGCAAG GTTTCAGTTCTTCATTGACAAAGTTTTGCCTGAGTATCGTGATGCAATCATGTCACACACACTCATTTATGTTCCATCATATTTTGACTATGTACGTCTTCGAAATTACTTCAAGAAGGAAGAGCTGAATTTTATACACATCTGTGAATACAGCAAAAAATCTGATATCTCCAGAGCAAGACAGTTCTTTCTCaagggagagaggcagttctTAATTTTCACAGAACGCTTCCACTTTTACAAAAG ATACCTAATAAAGGGCATCAGAAACCTTATTTTCTATGAGCTGCCAACCTACCCCCATTTCTACAGCGAGGTGTGTAATATGCTGACAGCCATAGCCACTGGAGAGGAAGCTACTTGGACTTGTACTGTTCTCTATTCAAAGTATGATGCTCAGAAGTTGGCTGCCGTGGTAGGTGTAGATCGTGCTGCTCAAATGCTGCAGTCTAAGAAAAATGTGCATCTTTTTGTTACTGGAGAAAATGAATGA